ACTAAGATCTACATTCTTTAATGGAGTCTGAGAAAAATTGACTTCATTTAAGTCGCATTGCTGGAATTGAACCTTATTAAATTTGCATGCATAAAAATCAGTATTTCTTAAAGAACAGTGATCAAACATTACTTGTTTAGGACTACTATAATTATATGAGCTTAGATTTATTAAACAGTCGTCAAAACGAACATTTCTTAATGTAGCATCTGCAAAATTTACGCCAACCATTTTTGTATCTTTAAATTCAACACGATGAATAATGGCTTCTAAAAAATCTACATTGGAAAGATCACAGTTTTCAAAAACAACATCGGTTAATTCCACATTTTTAAATGAAGCTCCATTAAATTTTACCTGTTTAAACACAACTTCGGTAAATTCTGTTCGATCGTAGTTTTCTTTTTCACCATCACAATTAGAAAGGATGCAATGGTAAAGCGCTTCTTCGTAATCATCAATATCTAAAAGAGTGGCAGACGGTAAATCTGTTCCGATTCTTGGTTTTTCAATTTTAGCTTTAGTCATTAAAGCGGTCTCCTTATCCTATTGGCATATTTGATTAAAGCAATAAAGTGATAAATCGCAAACGTTTGTTCCTATTGTATAAAAAATAAACTTGCGTTGCAAAAAAATTGCACTTTTCGCTTTGAGTAGATGCGATATTTCGCCCCATTTTCTGTCTTGGTTGGGAAAATTCCCACGTTATGAAAACGCGTTCATAAATGGTTACGCTTTCCCTAACCCCTCAAAACCTATTGAATGAATGCGTTGCCAATCATATACTGAATGTAACAAGTGAAAGCGAAATCATAGTGTACATTCATTTGTTAGCTTATTCACTAAGATAATTTGATGGTATATACTATCTGTTTTTTACTTTTAACTAGGTTGTGAGAAAGGTACCTTCAAGTGACGGCAGTCTAGCAAGGAAATTAGAAATAAGCCTTTGCTGTTCAAAATGATTTTTAATCAAATCAAATATATAGGTGGTGGATGTTGATGAATGCAATTCGTAGATTTGGAAGTGCAATGATTGTACCAGTGCTATTATTTCCCTTCTTCGGTATTGTTGTAGGTTTAGCTACATTGTTCAAGAATGAGGCTGTCATGGGGGAGTTGGCTAATCCAGATGGTCTTTGGTATCAAATCTGGTCACTAATTGAGAATGGCGGTTGGACCGTATTTAATCAAATGGAGCTTGTGTTTGTTATCGGTCTTCCGATTTCTTTGGCGAAAAAAGCGCCTGGGCGAGCTGTATTATCAGCTGTCATGGGTTACTTAATGTTTAACTACTTTATTAACGGTATTTTAACCATTTGGGGTCCGGCATTTGGCGTTGACTTTGCGAGTGAGGTTGGTGGTACAAGTGGATTAAAAGAAATTATTGGCATTAAAACATTAGATACAAATATAATTGGTGCTATCTTTATTTCTGCGATTGTTATTTATTTGCACAATCGCTTTTACGAGAAAAAATTGCCTGAATCCATTGGTATTTTCCAAGGCGGACCATTTGTAGTTATGATTTCATTCTTTTTAATGATTCCACTAGCATTTCTTACAAGTTGGATATGGCCAATGGTGCAAAATGGAATTGCTTCGTTACAGGACTTTTTAGTTTCATCAAGTTACGTTGGCGTCTGGCTATTCCATTTCTTAGAGCGGATTTTAATTCCGACCGGTTTGCACCATTTCATCTATACACCGTTTGAATATGGGCCAGCTGTTGTGGATGGTGGTATGAAGTCATATTGGATTTCTCATTTGACAGAGTACTCAAAGGCTACGGGCGCCTTAAATGATATCTTCCCTGGTGGCGGATTCTTATTACAAGGAAATACAAAAATGTTTGGTTCCATTGGAATCGCACTTGCATTATACCATACAGCCAAACCAGAAAAGCGTAAGAAAGTTGGCGCTTTACTATTTGCTGCAGCGTTAACAGCTGTCTTTGCTGGAATTACTGAACCACTTGAGTTTACGTTCTTATTTATCGCTCCATACCTATTTGCTCTTCATGCCATTTTAGGAGCTACCATGGTTACGATCATGCATGGATTTGGTCTTGTTGGTAATATGGGCGGCGGTTTAATTGAAATAGCGGCAACAAACTGGGTACCGCTTATGGGAAATCATTGGGGTGTTTATCTCGCTCAATTTATCATTGGAATCATCTTCATTGTAATCTATTACTACACATTTAAATTTTTAATTTTGAAGTTTGATATTCCAATGCCTGGTCGTGAAAAAAATGACAATGGTGAAACAAAACTTTATACGAAAAAGGATTATCGTGCAAGCAAGGAGCAGACAGCAGCAGCTGGAGAATCTGCTGATGCTGAAAAATATAACAATGAATATGAGCGAAAAGCAGCTATTTACCTGCAAGGGCTTGGTGGTGCAGACAATATAGAAAACGTTACAAATTGTGCAACTCGTTTACGGGTTACGGTATATGACCCGAGCAAAGTAGAAGATGACATGTACTTTAAAGAATATGGGGAAGCCCACGGAGTGGTAAGGAATAATAAGAGCATTCAAGTGATTGTTGGATTATCCGTACCGCAGATTCGTGATTCCATAGATACATTTTTAAGTGATAAACAGTAAACTACACAAGGAGGAAAAAGAACATGAAACAATTTTCAATTACAATTGCTGGCGGAGGAAGTACATTTACTCCAGGGATTATATTAATGCTATTAGAAAACTTGGACAGATTTCCGATTAAAGAAATAAAGCTTTATGACAATGATGAAGAACGGCAAGGTACCGTTGCTGGAGCTTGCAGAATTCTATTAAAAGAAAAAGCACCGCAAATTAACTTTGTCGAAACGATTGACCCAGAAGAAGCATTTAGTAATATTGATTTCGTCATGGCTCATATTCGCGTTGGAAAATATGCAATGCGTGAAAAAGATGAGAAAATACCGCTTAAGCATGGGGTAGTTGGACAAGAAACATGTGGACCGGGTGGAATTGCCTATGGAATGCGTTCGATTGGACCGGTTATTGAACTTGTGGACTATATGGAAAAATACTCACCAAACGCATGGTTTTTAAACTATTCTAACCCTGCAGCTATTGTTGCTGAAGCAACACGGCGATTACGTCCAAATTCTAAAATATTGAATATTTGCGATATGCCAATTGGAATTGAGGAGTTAATGGCGGCATCGATTGGATTGTCGTCTCGTAAAGAAATGGAAGTGCGATATTATGGTTTAAACCATTTCGGTTGGTGGTTTGATATTCGTGATAAACAGGGAAATGACCTAATGCCAAAAATTCGCGAGCATGTTTCCAAACATGGCTATGTGACAGCAGATGAAAGTAAGCAGCATTCTGATGCAAGCTGGAATAGTACCTTTGCTAAAGCAAAAGATGTGCAAGCACTTGATCCAATGACCGTGCCAAACACATATTTGAAATATTACTTCTATCCAGATTATGTGGTGGAACAGTCTAATCCTGAATATACACGAGCGAATGAAGTGATGGATGGACGCGAGAAGTTTGTATTCGGAGAATGTCAAAAAATTATTGATAACCAAACCGCTGAAGGAACTGAACTAGAAATTGATGAACATGCTTCCTATATTGTAGATTTAGCACGTGCCATAGCCTATAATTCAAAAGAACGTATGCTGCTGATTGTTGAAAATAACGGCGCAATTAGTAATTTTGAACCGACAGCAATGGTTGAAATCCCTTGCCTTGTTGGCAGCCAAGGCCCTGAACCACTTGCTATGGGAGAAATTCCTCGTTTCCAAAAAGGATTAATGGAGCAACAAGTGGCAGTTGAAAAACTGGTAGTAGAAGCTTGGGTAGAAAAATCATACCAAAAACTATGGCAGGCACTTACGTTATCTAAGATTGTCCCTAGTGCAAAAGTTGCTAAAGATTTACTTGATGATTTATATGAAGCGAATAAAGCATACTGGCCAGAATTATCTTAAATATCAATAGCTGGCAATAAAATAAGCCGTCCTAGAAGGAGAAAAAACTTTTAGGGCGGTTTTTTGCACTATAGGAAGGCATTCCTGTAATAAAGCAAAATGAGGATTGAACTAAAAACGCCCCCT
This genomic interval from Virgibacillus pantothenticus contains the following:
- a CDS encoding 6-phospho-alpha-glucosidase, with protein sequence MKQFSITIAGGGSTFTPGIILMLLENLDRFPIKEIKLYDNDEERQGTVAGACRILLKEKAPQINFVETIDPEEAFSNIDFVMAHIRVGKYAMREKDEKIPLKHGVVGQETCGPGGIAYGMRSIGPVIELVDYMEKYSPNAWFLNYSNPAAIVAEATRRLRPNSKILNICDMPIGIEELMAASIGLSSRKEMEVRYYGLNHFGWWFDIRDKQGNDLMPKIREHVSKHGYVTADESKQHSDASWNSTFAKAKDVQALDPMTVPNTYLKYYFYPDYVVEQSNPEYTRANEVMDGREKFVFGECQKIIDNQTAEGTELEIDEHASYIVDLARAIAYNSKERMLLIVENNGAISNFEPTAMVEIPCLVGSQGPEPLAMGEIPRFQKGLMEQQVAVEKLVVEAWVEKSYQKLWQALTLSKIVPSAKVAKDLLDDLYEANKAYWPELS
- a CDS encoding pentapeptide repeat-containing protein codes for the protein MTKAKIEKPRIGTDLPSATLLDIDDYEEALYHCILSNCDGEKENYDRTEFTEVVFKQVKFNGASFKNVELTDVVFENCDLSNVDFLEAIIHRVEFKDTKMVGVNFADATLRNVRFDDCLINLSSYNYSSPKQVMFDHCSLRNTDFYACKFNKVQFQQCDLNEVNFSQTPLKNVDLSNSTFERLIVSLDELDGCEISPQQAIAFATMLGLKVKE
- a CDS encoding alpha-glucoside-specific PTS transporter subunit IIBC — translated: MNAIRRFGSAMIVPVLLFPFFGIVVGLATLFKNEAVMGELANPDGLWYQIWSLIENGGWTVFNQMELVFVIGLPISLAKKAPGRAVLSAVMGYLMFNYFINGILTIWGPAFGVDFASEVGGTSGLKEIIGIKTLDTNIIGAIFISAIVIYLHNRFYEKKLPESIGIFQGGPFVVMISFFLMIPLAFLTSWIWPMVQNGIASLQDFLVSSSYVGVWLFHFLERILIPTGLHHFIYTPFEYGPAVVDGGMKSYWISHLTEYSKATGALNDIFPGGGFLLQGNTKMFGSIGIALALYHTAKPEKRKKVGALLFAAALTAVFAGITEPLEFTFLFIAPYLFALHAILGATMVTIMHGFGLVGNMGGGLIEIAATNWVPLMGNHWGVYLAQFIIGIIFIVIYYYTFKFLILKFDIPMPGREKNDNGETKLYTKKDYRASKEQTAAAGESADAEKYNNEYERKAAIYLQGLGGADNIENVTNCATRLRVTVYDPSKVEDDMYFKEYGEAHGVVRNNKSIQVIVGLSVPQIRDSIDTFLSDKQ